From Acidithiobacillus sp., the proteins below share one genomic window:
- a CDS encoding EAL domain-containing protein codes for MSESHVTPLEPFPEYADAEVTSHAGALLHPDGLNLLDRTGLAVVQTSDWRWNRYQEDQIGTQVSCSGDVKMRVEAWFQPVVSLRRGRVVEIEALARLHDGKDLLTPDYFLPRLNLAEKRALSQQMLQQGVEQLVALDATRYFLNLAVNVEPEFMADFDCMNCLLSTVTPAQISASRISLEMLENGDFLGTDASLVHLRQLREQGISLMLDDIGTAYSSLLRLKTIPFSGIKVDQSFVRGLPQHPEHLVFIQSLRALARGLGVHLVVEGVESLPILQAMQVLKVQRVQGYAIARPMPGAALAEWLGRWQLPELPTQAEALSFLAAYAYYVRALSTLDALIQNDMTGWFCAHGFSRPLRVLALHQGLDDHHPLLIQEHIFIEALRSACVQADDERMPPLVKQLKALGQEVAALNAGYGNSGQIPKETPHVAD; via the coding sequence ATGAGCGAATCACACGTAACCCCACTGGAACCCTTTCCCGAATACGCAGACGCTGAAGTGACAAGCCATGCCGGGGCACTTCTACATCCTGACGGCCTCAATCTTCTGGACCGCACCGGCCTGGCTGTTGTCCAAACATCCGACTGGCGCTGGAACCGTTATCAGGAAGATCAGATAGGTACACAGGTGTCCTGTTCCGGAGACGTCAAAATGCGGGTCGAGGCTTGGTTCCAGCCCGTCGTTTCACTGCGGCGGGGGCGAGTGGTAGAGATCGAGGCACTGGCCCGCCTGCATGATGGCAAGGACCTGCTGACCCCGGACTATTTTCTGCCACGCCTGAATTTGGCCGAGAAGCGTGCGCTCAGTCAGCAAATGTTGCAGCAGGGGGTAGAGCAACTGGTAGCGCTGGATGCCACCCGCTATTTTCTGAACCTTGCCGTCAATGTTGAACCGGAGTTCATGGCTGATTTCGATTGCATGAACTGCCTCTTGTCAACAGTAACACCGGCGCAGATTTCCGCATCGCGGATCAGTCTGGAAATGCTCGAAAATGGAGATTTTTTGGGCACCGATGCAAGTCTTGTGCACCTGCGGCAGCTGCGCGAACAAGGGATCAGTCTGATGCTCGATGACATCGGCACCGCCTATTCTTCGCTCTTGCGCCTCAAAACCATCCCTTTCAGCGGCATCAAGGTGGATCAATCCTTTGTGCGCGGTCTCCCACAGCACCCAGAGCATCTCGTCTTTATCCAGAGCCTGCGGGCGTTGGCCCGCGGCCTCGGCGTCCATCTAGTGGTGGAAGGGGTGGAGAGTCTGCCTATTTTGCAGGCGATGCAGGTATTGAAAGTGCAGCGAGTACAGGGCTACGCCATCGCTCGCCCCATGCCTGGGGCGGCACTGGCGGAGTGGCTTGGCCGTTGGCAACTTCCTGAGCTACCCACCCAGGCGGAGGCCCTCTCGTTTTTGGCGGCTTATGCCTATTATGTGCGCGCGCTAAGCACGCTGGATGCCTTGATCCAGAACGACATGACCGGATGGTTCTGCGCCCACGGTTTCTCGCGCCCCTTGCGGGTGCTGGCTCTTCACCAGGGATTGGATGACCACCACCCGCTTCTGATACAGGAACATATTTTCATAGAAGCGTTACGCAGCGCATGCGTTCAGGCCGATGATGAACGCATGCCGCCGCTGGTGAAACAACTCAAAGCCTTGGGCCAAGAGGTCGCCGCGCTGAATGCAGGATATGGTAATTCTGGGCAGATTCCCAAGGAGACCCCGCATGTCGCTGACTAA
- a CDS encoding diguanylate cyclase: MCSPHSLAAKMGRIALLGFLPVALLLGWDIYAHYQQAYTDATQKQLHNGEMAGERLQDSFRAAQALLGGIALEPKVRDGSPAVCSDYLAQVTTPRAFRYTLFARSDRRGIVDCASTGPQPTTVGVTPNIRDALQGHFGIGSVRKGPLSSQWIIPLSYPLRDAAGHITGAINTGLRVSWLMAQIKSVQSRQKERFWLLRGQQIILADPALAPLPSCRGGLPPSGTMKICRDPQGERHLLTVADVFTGPGAKLEIVIAEPLHQVLAGANTRAWMGAIAGAAILFFSWLLSMGFARRSLYRPLQRIQDFVERLSTGHYADRLPADFLAQAERNDIIRLGARINTLALNLDDSRQQLQEDHDLMAQMAMQDALTGLPNRRALDIEIEKAMARAIRRHTLLAVCMLDLDAFKPVNDTYGHDAGDQALCNIAQRLEEALRKTDFLARVGGDEFVLVLEDAQSIDDLLPIFDKIAECMTQPIALSDDTSVCVGISMGVAIYALEDEDGPDALLRYADHALYESKTHKAVRTRYWALYGENFPQYQTHYRHLLQQEAVEAHYQPILDSRQHRIVGVEALAHLREEDHLLQPAEFLPHLASEDIDHLCAQVLRTVLRDLPELDADGHTLWASFKVDSHSSFDARCRDDLREQIVHSGVDPRRLHLEILEGGDFSERRSTVSFLQSIRDLGVGVCLVLNDIGSAHSSLLQLKELPVDEIKLDQGFVYGLEERPEGLAFAMTIQDLAEELGLDLIVKGVETAAVQDALTVLGAKFLQGHAIAGPLPITTLRTFLAGFSGAPHQGPETMLGLYAEDMLHHKFWPQILAHDPNMVDAQHLSDPQRCGFQRALEQLGYSEGTELDILHREYHRILGITARAAMRDIDLQGLIAAGNALRKALSEKWRGLHCEAG; this comes from the coding sequence TTGTGTAGTCCGCATAGCCTTGCCGCAAAAATGGGCCGGATTGCGTTACTGGGTTTTCTCCCGGTTGCCCTGCTGTTGGGCTGGGATATTTATGCCCATTACCAGCAGGCTTACACGGACGCGACCCAAAAGCAGTTGCACAATGGCGAAATGGCGGGTGAACGCCTGCAGGACAGTTTCCGCGCTGCACAGGCTTTGCTCGGAGGCATCGCGCTGGAGCCCAAAGTGCGCGATGGCAGTCCCGCCGTCTGTAGCGACTACCTCGCACAGGTGACTACACCCCGTGCCTTTCGTTATACCCTGTTCGCGCGCAGCGACCGGCGTGGCATCGTGGATTGCGCTTCTACCGGCCCACAGCCGACGACGGTCGGGGTCACGCCCAACATTCGCGACGCCCTGCAAGGACACTTTGGGATTGGTTCCGTGCGCAAGGGTCCGCTAAGCAGTCAATGGATCATCCCGCTCTCCTATCCGCTGCGCGACGCCGCAGGACACATTACGGGCGCCATCAATACGGGGTTGCGCGTCAGTTGGCTCATGGCCCAGATCAAGTCTGTACAATCTCGGCAGAAGGAACGTTTCTGGCTGTTACGCGGCCAGCAGATCATTCTGGCGGATCCCGCATTGGCGCCGTTACCGTCCTGCAGAGGTGGTTTGCCCCCCTCTGGCACCATGAAGATCTGCCGCGACCCACAAGGGGAGCGACACCTGCTCACGGTCGCAGATGTCTTCACAGGACCGGGGGCAAAGCTTGAAATTGTGATAGCCGAGCCTCTGCATCAAGTACTGGCTGGCGCCAACACTCGCGCCTGGATGGGCGCCATTGCCGGTGCTGCCATCTTGTTTTTTTCCTGGCTCCTCAGCATGGGGTTCGCTCGGCGCAGTCTCTACCGTCCCTTGCAAAGGATTCAGGATTTCGTGGAACGTCTGAGCACGGGACACTATGCGGACCGGCTCCCGGCGGATTTTCTCGCGCAAGCCGAACGCAACGACATCATTCGCCTGGGCGCACGGATCAATACCCTTGCGCTCAATCTGGACGATTCCCGGCAACAATTGCAGGAGGATCACGACCTGATGGCACAAATGGCCATGCAGGACGCGCTCACCGGCCTGCCCAATCGTCGCGCCCTGGATATCGAGATCGAAAAGGCCATGGCCCGCGCCATTCGTCGCCACACCCTGCTAGCGGTCTGCATGCTTGATCTGGACGCCTTCAAACCGGTGAATGACACCTACGGCCATGATGCCGGAGATCAGGCATTGTGCAACATCGCGCAGCGCTTGGAAGAGGCCCTGCGCAAAACCGATTTTTTGGCGAGAGTCGGCGGGGATGAGTTTGTCCTCGTCCTCGAAGACGCGCAATCCATCGACGATTTACTACCCATTTTCGACAAGATCGCCGAATGCATGACGCAACCCATTGCCCTGTCCGACGACACCAGCGTTTGCGTTGGTATCAGCATGGGTGTCGCCATTTATGCTCTGGAAGATGAGGATGGCCCGGATGCGCTCCTGCGCTATGCCGATCACGCGCTCTATGAAAGCAAGACGCACAAGGCTGTGCGCACCCGTTACTGGGCCTTGTATGGCGAAAACTTCCCCCAGTACCAGACCCATTATCGGCACCTGTTGCAGCAGGAAGCCGTCGAAGCGCATTATCAGCCTATCCTCGATAGTCGGCAGCACCGGATTGTCGGTGTCGAGGCTCTGGCGCATCTGCGAGAAGAGGATCATCTGCTGCAACCCGCAGAGTTTCTCCCCCATCTGGCCAGCGAAGATATCGATCACCTGTGTGCCCAGGTACTTCGTACGGTCCTCCGCGACTTACCGGAATTGGATGCAGACGGGCATACCTTATGGGCCTCTTTCAAGGTTGATTCGCACTCGTCCTTCGATGCGCGCTGTCGTGATGATCTGCGCGAGCAGATCGTGCATAGCGGCGTTGATCCTCGGCGCCTACACCTCGAGATTTTGGAGGGCGGGGATTTCTCGGAACGACGATCCACTGTAAGTTTCCTTCAGTCCATTCGTGACCTCGGTGTTGGTGTTTGTCTCGTCCTGAACGACATCGGCAGCGCCCACTCCTCGCTGCTGCAGCTGAAGGAGTTACCGGTGGACGAGATCAAGCTCGATCAAGGATTTGTTTACGGTCTGGAAGAACGACCGGAAGGTCTAGCCTTTGCAATGACCATCCAAGACCTGGCTGAAGAACTGGGCCTGGATCTGATTGTGAAAGGGGTTGAAACCGCCGCCGTTCAGGATGCCCTGACGGTGCTCGGTGCCAAGTTCCTGCAGGGCCACGCTATTGCCGGACCCTTGCCTATCACCACGTTACGCACCTTTCTGGCCGGTTTCTCTGGCGCTCCGCACCAGGGTCCGGAAACGATGCTCGGCTTGTACGCAGAAGACATGTTACACCACAAGTTCTGGCCCCAGATCCTCGCCCATGATCCGAACATGGTCGATGCGCAACATCTGAGTGACCCGCAGCGCTGCGGCTTCCAGCGGGCTTTGGAGCAACTGGGTTATAGCGAAGGTACTGAACTGGATATCCTGCACCGAGAGTACCATCGTATTCTCGGAATCACTGCCCGCGCAGCCATGCGCGATATCGATTTGCAAGGACTGATTGCCGCCGGCAATGCGTTGCGCAAGGCATTGAGTGAGAAATGGCGGGGGCTGCATTGCGAGGCGGGGTAG
- a CDS encoding late competence development ComFB family protein has translation MGRPINLFESLVEDVLRRLTDDEEELCDAMAMALNGIPPHYYCRPETLSMMNAAEMEDYRFQAEESAKKALTYVRHYPKPQKS, from the coding sequence ATGGGCAGGCCGATAAATCTTTTCGAGTCTCTGGTCGAGGATGTGCTACGACGGCTCACCGATGATGAAGAGGAGCTTTGTGATGCCATGGCCATGGCACTAAATGGTATACCGCCCCATTATTACTGCCGACCAGAAACCCTATCCATGATGAATGCTGCAGAGATGGAGGATTACCGATTCCAGGCGGAAGAATCGGCTAAGAAGGCACTGACTTATGTGCGCCATTACCCCAAACCACAAAAGTCGTAG
- a CDS encoding Fic family protein yields MNSGDYKYIWQAGDWPNWCFDLATLAGAMAEVSRAQGVLMGRLADVGMALRDQASLAALTEDVVKTSEIEGEQLNVESVRSSIARRLGVDIGALAPVDRHVEGVVEMVLDATANSDSPVSRERLFGWHAALFPTGYSGLVKIKVGGWRDDASGPMQVVSGPIDRQRVHFEAPPADRLETETSRFLDWLNAPSSEPALLKAGLGHLWFVTLHPFDDGNGRIARAIGDLLLARADGSPQRFYSLSAQIQRERRAYYDILERTQKRSMDVTEWLAWFLDTLHLAVDQAQHTLDAVLTKTRFWQRWATMPLNERQVKLLNKLLDGFEGKLTSSKWAAIAKCSPDTALRDINDLLARGVLRKMDAGGRSTSYVLDEHPTGIAPLPLDGA; encoded by the coding sequence ATGAATAGCGGAGATTACAAATACATCTGGCAGGCTGGTGACTGGCCGAACTGGTGCTTCGATCTAGCGACGCTCGCTGGGGCCATGGCGGAGGTGAGTCGTGCCCAAGGTGTGCTGATGGGACGTCTGGCCGACGTGGGCATGGCGCTGCGCGATCAGGCAAGCCTGGCCGCGTTGACCGAGGACGTGGTCAAGACTAGCGAAATCGAGGGCGAGCAGCTCAACGTCGAGTCCGTGCGTTCGTCTATCGCTCGACGGTTGGGAGTCGACATCGGCGCGCTCGCCCCGGTGGATCGCCACGTCGAAGGCGTGGTGGAGATGGTGCTCGATGCCACTGCCAACAGCGATTCACCAGTTTCGCGGGAGCGCCTGTTCGGCTGGCATGCCGCACTGTTTCCCACCGGCTACTCCGGTCTAGTCAAAATCAAGGTCGGCGGCTGGCGCGACGATGCCAGTGGGCCGATGCAAGTGGTGTCTGGCCCCATTGATCGGCAGCGGGTGCATTTCGAGGCACCGCCAGCAGATCGCCTTGAAACCGAAACCAGCCGCTTCCTCGATTGGCTGAATGCTCCATCAAGCGAACCAGCACTACTTAAGGCAGGCCTTGGTCACCTTTGGTTTGTTACCTTGCATCCGTTCGACGACGGCAATGGTCGTATCGCCCGAGCCATTGGCGATCTGCTGCTGGCGCGTGCCGATGGCAGTCCTCAACGGTTCTACAGTTTGTCAGCGCAGATACAGCGTGAGCGCAGGGCCTACTACGACATCCTGGAGCGCACGCAAAAGCGGTCAATGGATGTCACCGAGTGGCTTGCTTGGTTCCTCGACACGCTCCATCTCGCAGTCGACCAGGCCCAGCACACGCTCGACGCTGTGCTGACCAAGACACGGTTTTGGCAACGCTGGGCGACCATGCCGTTGAACGAGCGGCAGGTGAAGTTGCTCAACAAACTGCTTGATGGTTTTGAAGGCAAGCTCACCAGCAGCAAGTGGGCGGCCATCGCCAAGTGCTCGCCGGATACGGCGCTGCGTGACATCAATGATCTGCTGGCGCGGGGCGTGCTGCGGAAAATGGATGCGGGTGGGCGCAGCACAAGCTATGTGTTGGATGAGCATCCAACGGGGATCGCCCCCTTGCCACTAGACGGTGCATAA
- a CDS encoding GyrI-like domain-containing protein, with protein MCSPITPLSALERLWWSIEHHGDDWPDLKQLAEMAGLSLFGLNRVFRKNTGLAPLAYARAKRLNGAAILLCRTHKTILDIALTSGYQSQQAFTRAFSREYGLSPAKFRAKFREDIYHAPPIPDLVRAVQVLTLPTQHLLGRRYLGNYADVPAHWLDFSWRLRMADIDPSGLTFMGILHDDPDLTPPGHIRYDCAFLLPEHQAITLRSPTCAPITLTGGRYAALDQHGPYIERIAQTIATLVIQWLPATSHQLALVPAFERFHHAPWTIPADAWALTAHVGLI; from the coding sequence ATGTGCAGCCCGATAACGCCCTTGTCGGCATTGGAGCGGCTCTGGTGGAGCATTGAGCACCACGGTGACGACTGGCCTGACCTCAAGCAATTGGCCGAAATGGCTGGCCTGAGTCTGTTTGGATTGAATCGTGTTTTTCGGAAAAATACCGGCCTGGCACCACTGGCCTATGCCCGTGCCAAACGCCTCAATGGCGCGGCCATCTTGCTTTGTCGCACCCACAAAACCATTCTGGATATTGCACTCACGTCCGGCTACCAAAGCCAGCAGGCCTTCACCCGTGCCTTCTCCCGCGAATACGGCCTGTCGCCTGCCAAGTTTCGCGCCAAATTCCGCGAAGATATCTACCACGCGCCCCCGATTCCCGACCTCGTGCGCGCGGTGCAGGTCCTGACCCTGCCCACCCAACATCTTCTGGGCCGGCGCTATCTGGGCAACTATGCCGATGTCCCCGCGCATTGGCTGGATTTTTCCTGGCGCCTGCGCATGGCGGATATAGACCCATCCGGTCTCACCTTCATGGGTATTCTCCACGACGATCCTGATCTTACCCCACCCGGCCATATTCGTTATGACTGCGCCTTCCTGCTGCCGGAGCACCAGGCCATCACGCTACGTTCCCCCACCTGCGCGCCCATCACCTTGACCGGCGGACGCTATGCCGCACTGGACCAGCACGGCCCCTACATCGAGCGTATCGCCCAGACCATAGCCACCTTGGTAATACAGTGGCTGCCTGCCACCTCCCACCAACTCGCCCTGGTGCCCGCCTTCGAGCGTTTCCACCACGCCCCTTGGACCATTCCGGCAGATGCCTGGGCGCTGACTGCGCATGTCGGATTGATCTAA
- a CDS encoding FAD-binding protein has product MNINKPIDLTIIGSGPGGYHAAVRARLRGLKVAIAATGY; this is encoded by the coding sequence TTGAATATCAACAAGCCCATCGACCTGACGATCATCGGTAGTGGTCCCGGTGGTTATCATGCCGCTGTCCGCGCCAGACTCAGGGGACTCAAAGTGGCCATTGCGGCAACCGGCTACTGA